A stretch of Aedes aegypti strain LVP_AGWG chromosome 2, AaegL5.0 Primary Assembly, whole genome shotgun sequence DNA encodes these proteins:
- the LOC5572210 gene encoding uncharacterized protein LOC5572210, with the protein MPFAIIETINAKGNRELSVVPNSWLRGSPGGSIVLWPNVSPAEQEKYLCDENSCPDSSWLRYECTVKRNLIGSYNHAFSLMDSLGAEDVPSKKPRYERKSQNFLQELVCNTGSSLTEHNNSATQSKAGSAGGKFPVITEAYSTSNSETVQLVSDDEADHVEAEDPIQKCLDKMDIIIGMQQQINQRLDLLEKRVTGISRQNYGILEATKLQGCRIKSDIEETLSFNFNPMESDEELVQLEKNLEDKEFNAKLVKWLRLNVIGSCADDRMLSVLDLLFTKKFQTMCTWTGISRKGPKTAILPKRNILEIFQILGSDEKEVVTQRELADFFMRKLKNSWKRLTITGMRRSTRHVRRRKPIPLQSDKANVSEPVSSVSEAELEADFTYVEDDTSDVQDSVTVSDNDFDSYFTVKVEQ; encoded by the exons ATGCCGTTTGCCATAATAGAAACAATCAACGCCAAAGGAAATAGGGAACTTTCGGTAGTTCCCAACAGCTGGTTAAGAGGATCACCAGGCGGCAGTATTGTATTGTGGCCCAACGTGAGCCCAGCAGAGCAGGAAAAATACCTTTGTGATGAAAATAGCTGCCCCGACAGCTCGTGGTTGCGATACGAATGTACGGTCAAACGTAATCTGATTGGATCCTACAACCATGCCTTCAGCCTGATGGACAGTTTGGGTGCAGAAGACGTACCCTCCAAGAAACCACGATACGAGAggaaatctcaaaatttcttacAAGAACTTGTATGTAACACCGGTTCTAGCTTGACTGAACATAATAATAGCGCTACCCAATCGAAAGCAGGAAGTGCCGGAGGTAAATTTCCGGTTATCACAGAGGCCTATTCCACTTCTAATAGTGAAACTGTTCAGCTTGTATCTGACGATGAAGCTGACCATGTTGAAGCTGAGGATCCCATTCAGAAATGTTTGGACAAAATGGATATCATCATTGGCATGCAGCAACAAATTAATCAACGATTGGATTTGTTGGAAAAACGGGTCACTGGAATTTCCAGGCAAAATTATGGCATTTTGGAGGCGACCAAACTGCAGGGATGTCGAATCAAATCCGACATCGAAGAAACATTGTCATTTAATTTCAACCCTATGGAAAGTGATGAGGAGTTGGTTCAGCTGGAGAAAAACTTAGAGGATAAGGAATTCAATGCAAAGTTG GTTAAATGGCTCCGATTAAATGTAATCGGAAGTTGTGCTGACGATCGTATGCTAAGTGTGCTGGATTTGTTGTTCACTAAAAAGTTTCAAACGATGTGTACTTGGACTGGAATTAGCCGCAAGGGCCCAAAAACCGCTATATTGCCCAAgcgaaatattttggaaatcttCCAAATACTTGGTAGCGACGAAAAAGAAGTCGTTACTCAACGAGAGTTGGCAGACTTTTTCATGAGGAAACTGAAAAACTCCTGGAAACGGTTGACCATCACAGGAATGCGTCGTAGTACGAGACATGTGAGACGACGAAAACCGATTCCATTGCAGTCTGATAAAGCTAACGTCAGTGAACCAGTCAGTTCAGTTAGTGAAGCAGAGCTTGAGGCTGACTTTACATACGTCGAAGATGACACCTCGGATGTTCAGGACAGTGTGACGGTTTCTGATAATGACTTTGATTCATATTTTACTGTTAAAGTCGAGCAATAA